A single window of Cydia strobilella chromosome 18, ilCydStro3.1, whole genome shotgun sequence DNA harbors:
- the LOC134749585 gene encoding actin-related protein 3 produces the protein MGDHLPACVIDVGTGYTKLGFAGNKEPQFIIPSAIAIKETAKVGDQSTRRMTKAVEDLDFFIGDEAFDATGYSVKYPVRHGLVEDWDLMERYIEQCIFKYLRAEPEDHHFLLTEPPLNTPENREYLAEIMFESFNVPGLYIAVQAVLALAASWKSRTSAERTFTGIVVDSGDGVTHIVPVAEGYVIGSCIKHIPIAGRNITSFIQSLLREREVGIPPEQSLETAKAIKERYSYICPDIAKEFAKYDSDPAKWMKKYTGTNAITKNPFSVDVGYERFLGPEIFFHPEFSNADFTVPLNEMVDEVIQNCPIDVRRGLYGNIVLSGGSTMFRDFGRRLQRDIKRTVDARLKLSTMLSEGRITPKPIDVQVISHNMQRYAVWFGGSMLGSTPEFYQVCHTKQAYMEYGPSICRHNPVFGTMT, from the coding sequence ATGGGAGACCATTTGCCTGCTTGTGTCATCGATGTGGGTACCGGCTACACCAAGCTGGGGTTCGCCGGCAACAAGGAACCTCAGTTTATCATTCCGTCAGCCATAGCGATAAAGGAAACGGCGAAAGTCGGCGATCAGAGTACCAGGCGCATGACGAAAGCGGTCGAGGACTTGGATTTCTTCATCGGCGATGAAGCGTTCGACGCGACGGGGTACTCGGTGAAGTATCCCGTGCGCCACGGTCTCGTAGAGGACTGGGACCTCATGGAGCGTTACATAGAGCAATGCATCTTCAAATATCTCCGCGCTGAGCCCGAAGATCATCATTTCTTGCTCACCGAGCCGCCGCTAAACACGCCGGAGAATCGTGAATATCTGGCAGAGATTATGTTTGAGTCATTTAATGTGCCTGGGTTGTATATCGCCGTGCAAGCGGTGTTAGCGCTCGCTGCGTCGTGGAAGTCGCGTACGTCAGCGGAACGCACTTTCACGGGTATTGTAGTCGACAGCGGCGACGGCGTCACCCACATAGTGCCTGTAGCTGAAGGATATGTCATTGGATCATGTATTAAACACATCCCTATAGCTGGTAGAAACATTACCTCATTCATCCAGTCACTCCTGCGTGAGCGCGAGGTTGGTATCCCACCGGAACAGAGCTTAGAAACAGCAAAAGCTATTAAGGAGAGATACAGCTACATTTGCCCCGATATTGCCAAAGAGTTTGCCAAATATGATAGTGACCCAGCAAAGTGGATGAAGAAGTACACAGGCACTaatgctattactaagaatccttTTAGTGTAGATGTTGGTTATGAAAGATTCCTGGGACCAGAGATTTTCTTCCACCCTGAGTTTTCTAATGCAGACTTCACTGTGCCGTTGAATGAGATGGTGGATGAGGTGATTCAAAACTGCCCTATCGATGTGAGGAGAGGTCTGTATGGAAACATTGTGTTATCTGGTGGCTCAACTATGTTCCGTGACTTTGGTAGGAGACTGCAGCGTGACATTAAGCGCACAGTTGATGCAAGACTAAAACTCTCAACTATGCTTTCTGAGGGCCGGATCACGCCTAAGCCTATTGATGTTCAGGTGATCTCTCATAACATGCAGAGGTATGCGGTCTGGTTCGGAGGAAGTATGCTGGGATCCACCCCCGAGTTCTACCAGGTGTGCCACACTAAGCAGGCTTACATGGAGTACGGCCCAAGCATCTGCAGGCACAACCCGGTCTTTGGAACCATGACATAA